In Rhinoraja longicauda isolate Sanriku21f chromosome 16, sRhiLon1.1, whole genome shotgun sequence, the genomic stretch ttgccccgccccacctctctttcccagctttctcccccctacaccatcagtctgaagaagggtcccgacccgaaatgtcacccacccacattctccagagatgctgcctgacacgccgagttactccagcactttgtgtcttttcttttttgtAGCCCAGCGccttgcagctccttgtttccacTGCTTTATTTACCTGGAGGCCAGTTTATTCTTCTCCTTCCTCGAGCGAGGCCTGACGTTGAGGGGCAGTTCACTCACAGGCCTCAGCTCCTCGATCACCTTGTTGAGCTTCTTCAGCTCGTCGCCGATGTAGAGCAGCTTGCGGGGGTTAGGGGTCAGGTCGTCGACGTCCGTGCGACGAGATTTCTTCCCCATTCTCCGCCCTGGAGGGCAAGGATAACAGAACGTGGGAAAACCGAACGGGagaggatagagtcatagaatgacaggcccttcggcccaactttcccacaatgtcccagctgccctcatcccacctgcctaggcttggtccatatccctccaaacctgtcctatccatgtatctgacaaacaatgggatagtcccagcctcaactacctcctctggcagcttgttccatacacccaccaccctttgtgtgataaagttacccctcagattcctattaaatcttttcccccttcaccttgaacctatttcctctggtcctcgattcacctgctctgggcaagagcttCTGTGCATTGACCCGatctatgattttatacacctccataagatcacccctcatcctcctgcgctccaaggaatagagacccagcctactcaacctctccctatagctcacaccctctaatcctagtaacatcctcgtaaatcttctctgcacccttgcaCAGGAGAgtgagcagggaatggagggatgggtgTGCGCAGGAGATAGGCTCACAgcgtggcagtagagttgctgccttgcagcgccagagacccagtttcgatcctgacctcaggtgctttagacattagagacacAGCTGGAAAGCTTGCCCTTctgcatggataggttgggccaaatggcctgtttatgTGCCGTATGTCTCTGTCTTGCTTGGCATGGAAACGTTGGATcggagggcttgtttctgtgctttatgaatcCATGACTCTATTGGcacagatgagttgggccaaagggcttatttctgtgATGTATGACTCAATCTTGGCTGGCAAGGATAAGTTGGGACACAGgggctgttactgtgctgtatgactgtcttggtcggcatggacaaattggaccGGTGGGCTTGTTTCTGAGCTATATAACTATAATtctatcatggtcagcatggataagttgggccataGAGCTCTtgcccatgctgtataactctatgattatCTTGGTTAACACAAGGGcccaagggcccatttccatgtggTATGATTattgcttggttggcatggactagtggcatgggctgaagggccagtttctgtgctgtgtgactccatcagcatggatgagatgggccgaagggcccttttccatgctgtatgactctataccaGAAACCGTGGAAAGTCATAGACACGTGGGCTACCAGAGCCTTTAGTCATAGACATGTGGGCTACCAGAGCCTTTAGTCATAGACATGTGGGCTACCAGAGCCTTTAGTCATGGACACGTGGGCTACCAGAGCCTTTAGTCATGGACACGTGGGCTACCAGAGCCTTTAGTCATGGACACGTGGGCTACCAGAGTCTTTAGTCGTGGACACGTGGGCTACCAGAGTCTTTAGTCATGGACACGTGGGCTACCAGAGCCTTTAGTCGTGGACACGTGGGCTTTAGTCGTGGACGGGTGGCCTTTACCTTGCCCGACCCCGTTCTCCCTCAGGTACACGTTACTGGGCAACGTGGAAGAGTCCCATTTGGAGGGCTGCAGGATACGTTCCTGCTTGCTGGGCGTGGTGTGGCTGTCACTGTACTCCCAGAAGTAACGGCGCTTCAGTCTCCTCCCGCCCGTTTCCGAGGCAACGTCGCCGCTAATCTCCAGCTCATTTCCTGAAAACAGAGAGATGGGTGGACAGTGAAAAGAGCAGCTTCGAGCCATGGAGCCgttcagcacggaaaaaggcccttcggcccaactcagcaATGCTgatcaacttagtttagttttagagatacagcgcggaaacaggcccttcggcccaccgagaccgtgccgaccagcaatccccgcacattaacactatcctacactcactagggacaatttacacatacaccaagccaatgaacctacatacctctacgtctttggagtgtgggaggaaaccgaagatctcggagaaaacccacgcggtcacggggagaacgtacaaactccgtacagacagcacccgtagtcgggatgaaacccgggtctccggcgctgcaaggcagcaattctatcgctacgccaccgtgactgcccttcgAAGGAGattcaagcaactgcagatgctgatttaagatttttttttaaggagtatctctgtgggtcaggcagcatctctggagaaaatgggtgggtggcgtttcgggtcgggacccttccccaatctgaagaagggtctcgactcaaaacatcacctatccatcttctccagagatgctgcctgacccgctaagttactccagcattttgcatctttttACGAGTttgaaggtttaaaaaaaaaattggtctctataaatttccccctagtgtgcaaggagtgaatgagaaagtgggaacaatgatcgatggtcggcatggactcagtgggccgtttgcacgctgtgtccctaaacatttacagtattgtgttcggttttggtcaccgTGCGACTGGAAGGATTTctttaatctggaaagagtgcagagaagattcacgaggatgttgccaggactcgtgggtctgagctacagggagaggttgagcaggctaggactctattccttggagcacaggcggatgagggggtgatcttacagaggtgtgtataatcatgaggggaatagacagggtgaatgcacagagttatttacccagagtaggggcatcaagaaccagggacataggtttaaggtgagaggggacgaatttaatcggaacctttttccacacagacggtGGTATGAGACGagtcgccagaggaggtagttgaacaacatatacaataacaacatttaaaaaacatgaggacaagtacgtggataggaaagatttagagggatatttgtCAGGTGGGACCAGcgcagatggggcaccttggttggaatggataagttgggccgaatggcctgtttccatgctgcatgactctaaaaAGGcgatttagtttcagtttagtttagagatacaacaaggaaacaggcccttcggcccaccgtgtccatgccgacctttgatcaccgtttacactagttgcaatcccactttttcatccactccctatgtaCTAGgggcaaatgtctttgaaatgtagtaattgcacctgcctccagcaccacctccgGCAGCCCCTTCCATGCACCCACCGAATGTTCTATATTGCATGTACgcgcttggggcaatttacagtgggccaatccaacaacaaacctgcacgtctttgtgatgtgacaatagacaatagacaattggtgcatgaggaggccattcggcccttcgagccagcaccgccattcaatgtgatcatggctgatcattctcaatcagtaccacgttcctgccttctccccataaccccctgaccccgctatccttaagagctctatccagctctctcttgaatgcattcagagaattggcctccactgccttctgaggcagagaattccacagattcacaactctctgactgaaaaggtttttccccatctcagttctaaatggccttccccttattcttaaactgtggccccttgttctggactcccccaacattgggaacatgtttcctgcctctaacgtgttcaaccccttaataatcttatacgtttcgataagatctcctctcatccttctaaattccagaggaggaaagtggagcaccaccgcggtcgcagggagaacatgcaaactccagacagacagacatcactcgaggtcaggatggagcccgggtatctggtgctgtgaggcagcagctgaacCACCAGCACCACTATGTGGTGGGTCCCATGTTATCCCATCTCCTCAACGTTTCCGCGCCGCGCGACTCTACGGGGGCGATTGCAATGGCCGTTACCTGCTTCGGAGAGAGAGTCGCTGAAGTCGTCTTTATCTTCATCGTAGTCTTCGCCCTCCTCGTCTTCGTTCTGACTGTCGTCCTGGTCAGTGTCGGAGCCGTCCTCCAGCTCGGACCTCTCCTCGTCCGGCTGCAGGCCCAGCCCCTCCACGCTGAATAAGGAGTAGTTGTGCTCGTCGTAGTTCAGCTCCCCCCCCGCGTCCGGACCGGGCTCCCCGCGCTCCCCCCAGGCAGGGAACGGGGGTCGGTGCCTCCGCCCGTCCCCCTTGTCCCGCCTGCAATCCCCCAGGGCGCCACTGCCCGCCTCCACCGATCCCTCGGGATGCCTCCAGGATCTGGGTCCCACTCGGTCACCGGTTGTCCCGTCTTCCCGACCCGGCGCGGCGACAGACGGGTGACTGGGGCGGGGCGGCTGGTCAGCAAGGACACGGTCCCCAGAGCTGGGGGGGTCTTTAGGATGTACGGGACATGGCGCATTGTCCCTGGCCAGGGTGGTCTTCACGTTGGCCAGTTGGCGGTCCCTTTTCTGGAGGTACACGACACCCTCCGGCTGTAAGTCCGCTGAGGAATCCACTGCGTTGGGTTTTCTGGAGGACTCCATGGTCCTACCAGCAAGCTCAGGTCGACCAGAGAACGGGGAATCATCCCGGCCTGTCCGTAGGAAGCACCAGGAGTCAGACACCGACTGGGAGTCCACGGCGTTGAGCTGGGCCAGCGTGGGCGTCTGAGAAAGCCTGGCCTCGTTCTGGTATGGACTTGCGCTCTGGTCCAAGCCCAGAAGGTCCATCTCTTTGTTGCTCCAGAGCTCGGCCTTGGCGAACCTGGTGAATTCCTCCAGGGCCGCCACGTCCCAGCGCTCACCGTGGCTGCTGTCCAAGGGCTCGTCGTCCACCAGGTCACTCAGCAGATCGATCTTCTCCCTGGCTGGGCTCTGGTACAGGCTCAGGCTCAGCAGGTCATTCCCGGGGCTGGTGGTGTAGGCCAAGCGCCGCCCCTGCAAGCAAGCGGCGAAACAAAGGCAGTCAGGAGaagcaaggaaccgcaggtgccggCCGACGCCGTGtaagttacaaagtgctggagtaactcagcgggtcaggcagcaaatctggagaacgtggacaggggttgggaccattcttcaggcacGATTAGTATTTTCTGtcttgagtcacagagtcacgcagcacagaagcaggtccttcagcccaacttgtccatgccgaccaagatgcaatAAAAtggccaatcagtctgaagaaaggtcttgacctgaaactgctcggcccgcagttactccagcactttgtgtctttttcctatgctattcccacccgcccccatctggcagaaggtgcaAAAGCcgaaaagcgcgcaccaccagactcagggacagcttcttcccctctgttatcaggcttctgaacatttttttccataagctagggtactttccgattcacctctaccccattgcggacattggaccttgtctcttggactgatgcgctacaatgctgcacTATGCATCTTCCCCACTGTTCCACCTGCTCTacttgtacactagtcccacctgcctgctttaggcccatctccctctaaacctgccctatccatgtacctgtccaggtgtgttttaaatgttgttattgtagctggctcaactacctcctccggcagctcgttccgtacacccaccataaagttacccctcagaatcctattaaatcttttcccctctcaccctaaacctctgtcctctggttctccattcccatgATAAATGATAAACCCCAATCTGAACCGAATGCGGGCAGCGTCCAGGAGACCC encodes the following:
- the LOC144600906 gene encoding CREB3 regulatory factor-like; its protein translation is MPQPNACGMEPAFADAFRNTSTCNSTDHTAASPDSSPDSGSLYEQGRRLAYTTSPGNDLLSLSLYQSPAREKIDLLSDLVDDEPLDSSHGERWDVAALEEFTRFAKAELWSNKEMDLLGLDQSASPYQNEARLSQTPTLAQLNAVDSQSVSDSWCFLRTGRDDSPFSGRPELAGRTMESSRKPNAVDSSADLQPEGVVYLQKRDRQLANVKTTLARDNAPCPVHPKDPPSSGDRVLADQPPRPSHPSVAAPGREDGTTGDRVGPRSWRHPEGSVEAGSGALGDCRRDKGDGRRHRPPFPAWGERGEPGPDAGGELNYDEHNYSLFSVEGLGLQPDEERSELEDGSDTDQDDSQNEDEEGEDYDEDKDDFSDSLSEAGNELEISGDVASETGGRRLKRRYFWEYSDSHTTPSKQERILQPSKWDSSTLPSNVYLRENGVGQGRRMGKKSRRTDVDDLTPNPRKLLYIGDELKKLNKVIEELRPVSELPLNVRPRSRKEKNKLASRACRLKKKAQHEANKIKLWGLNIEHDNLLQVIVAIKHQIVWRVEQRSGAGAQEESMVGKLQALLHSTVGRSVAGHTSEFVSEVLEKVSMGEVEGNLS